Sequence from the Acidobacteriota bacterium genome:
GATTATGCTTTCAATTGCGAATTAACTGCCATTGGTTTTTGCCTCTATGCGCTTCATAAATCGTTTGAGTTCAACCAGAGCGCGAACGTGTGTGCCTTCGCCAATTTTTTCGCGGCTATCATAGGCTTCGACTGCAAAGGTCACGGTGTTGTCGCCGATTTCTGTAACAACGGCTTTTAAGGTTACGGTATCGCCGACCGGCGTTGCCGCAAGGTGTTTGACATTGACCACCACACCTACAGAAATCCAGCCTTCGGGTAAGTATTCGCCGATGGCTGCGCCCGATGTGACCTCCATATGATAAATCATAATCGGGGTGCCGAAAACTTCGGGCATCTCTTCAACAAAATGTCCGACGGTCATCTCTCGCGTCACGGTGATTTCTCGCGTAGCGGTCGCGCCAACAGGAATATGTGCAGTCGGTTTCATTCGCTTACCTCTTTAAATGTGAGCGGTCATTCTAACTTTTAGAAAACTGAAAAGCCAAGCAGGTTGTGTGGCAACTTGGGTTTACTACAAGAGATATAGCTTTTAAGAAAATGTTTTTTGAGAAATAGGATTGTAAAGCTAAAGCCTTAGGCGGCAAAGCCGAACAATGCCAATATCTCCTTCGGGGCATTGGCAAATTTCACCAACGCTTGTTCGACCTTCTCTTTCAACGACTCAAAGGTCGCAAAGTAATGCAGATGGGTTTCTTGCTC
This genomic interval carries:
- a CDS encoding thioesterase family protein; the protein is MKPTAHIPVGATATREITVTREMTVGHFVEEMPEVFGTPIMIYHMEVTSGAAIGEYLPEGWISVGVVVNVKHLAATPVGDTVTLKAVVTEIGDNTVTFAVEAYDSREKIGEGTHVRALVELKRFMKRIEAKTNGS